From Pirellulales bacterium:
TTGAGGTACAGCCTCTGCAAACTCTTCAGCCCGGCCAACTCCTTTATCCCCGCGTCGGCCACTTTATTGTTGCGAAGGTCGAGCGTGTGCAAGCTCTTCAACCCGGCCAATGCTTTAAGCCCCGTGTCCGTCACCTGCGTTTTATTCAGGTACAACGCTTCCAAGCTCTTGAGCCCGGCCAGCTCCTTCAGCCTTGCGTCGGTCACATTCGTGGCGTTAAAGCTCAGGCCGAACGCGGCCCCGGGGTCGGGCAGCTTCGCCAGCACTCCCTCTTTCCACTCGGAGAACTGAAACACCGGCAGCGCCCCGGTCCCGCCTTTTGCCTGGGCCTGAAACTTAGGCGCTTCCGTCGGTCTCATTTGCATCCAGCCGACGGCGGCGCCGGAGTCCGTCCACGCCTTGACGATCTCCGGCGGCAATGGCATGGGCGCAACTTTCCTGTCACCGCCCGCGCCGGCGAAAACACTCAACGGGCAACTCGCCAGCACGGCCAGCGCTGCCAGGTAATGCCACGTTGTCCCTTGCTGTTGCATGGTTCCCTCTGTTGCCGAAGTTATGATTACATCGCTTCCGTCCATATAGCGAGCATTCCCCGTTGTCGGGGTTCGCGCAACCCTTGGATTCTAACCGGCTACGCCAGGCAACGCCAAACGTCGCAGTGTCTTGAAACAGTCCCGGCGCGACCCCGCGAGGATCGGCCCGGTCGATGTGATCGACGAGCGCAAGCCAAACGCTTGTCCAATCGAAATCGGGCAATTCGAAACGTCACTTCTTGCCCGCGGGGCCAGTGCAGACGTGGTCGGCTTCGGGTCGTTGCATCGGCAGCGAGCTGAAGGTCCACGACGCCAGTTCGCGGCTCGCCCAGCGCGAGAAGGGGATGGTTGTCGAACGGCTCGACGGGACCTGGACGAATGGCGTGAAGGCCTGGTCGAACATTCCGGCCCAGCCGAACCGGCTGCCGCCGGGATCGATGTAACGGCTTGGTTCAGCTCATTGCCTCGGCGCGATCGGCGAAATGTGCGGGCATTGGCTCGGGGCGAGCATGCCCGCTGCCGCGGGGCGATTTGCCAAGCAGACGTGCATCGTGCTACGGCGGTCGGCTATGGTATTCGGCCGAAGTCGCGGCAAACCTTGTCCCTGCTGCGCCATGACCCGCTATAATGCCGTTTCGCGCCGGAGCGGTCTTGGCTGGCGTGGTGCTCGCTTCGGTCGTGCGAGCGACATTTCGACCGGGGCTCGCGGTAGCGTCAGCACACTCGCATGAGCCGGTAACGCCGGAGTGCTGATCGCCAGGGACAGGAGTCGTGCATGTCAGGCAATCTGCTTGCCGATCGTTCGCTGCTGCAAACGCTGATCTACAGCTTGCCGGACCACATCTACATCAAGGACGCGGCGGGGGTCTACCTGCTCGACAACCGGGCACATATGCACTTCGTGGGGGCCTCGAGCCCGGGCCAGGTGCTGGGCAAGACCGTTTTCGAGCTGTTTCCGCGCGAGTTCGCCGAGCGGTTCGACGCAGACGACCGCCTGGTCATCCAGACGCGCGCGCCGCTGGTGAATCGCGAAGAGCCGATCACCGGCGCCAACGGACGCGGTGCCTGGGTCTCGACGACCAAGCTCCCCTGGATCAACGCCGACGGACAAGTCGTCGGGCTCGTCTGCGTCAGCCGCGATATCACGCGCAACAAGCAAGCCGAAGCGGCCGTTGAATACGAGCGGCACCTGTTGCACACCTTGATGGACAACGTCCCCGACATCATTTACTTCAAGGACCAGCTTTCGCGATTCGTACGGATCAATCGCGAATTTTCCAAACAGGTCGGCTATCGCGATCCGTCGGAGGCGGTCGGCAGGACCAA
This genomic window contains:
- a CDS encoding leucine-rich repeat domain-containing protein yields the protein MSVFAGAGGDRKVAPMPLPPEIVKAWTDSGAAVGWMQMRPTEAPKFQAQAKGGTGALPVFQFSEWKEGVLAKLPDPGAAFGLSFNATNVTDARLKELAGLKSLEALYLNKTQVTDTGLKALAGLKSLHTLDLRNNKVADAGIKELAGLKSLQRLYLNHCPVTDAGIKHLAGLKSLQRLNVSGTNMTDAGLKDLAGLEGLQELTVWGVEFTDAGMKHVAGMNNVQWLDIGSTKMTDAGLKELAGMKSLQWLSTGGPKMTDAGIKHLAALKGLQTLILTNTQVTKAGAAALKKDLPKCNIYGAR